caattttgtcctaaaagGGGTTAAGTGAGTAAAATTAAATATTAGGGGGTAAACTAAGAAATGGgatattctttaaggggataaaatatGATTAACCTAATAAAAACTAACAAACGAACGAAATGTTCAATTTCTcctctttccctttcttttctctccaaatcCTCCACTCCCAAACGAAGTTCAGGACAATTTCAAAACAACAGTTACTTAAAATTCTCTGGTCCATCAGAAAGTGAAATAAGATTTTACTTGAAATTGTTTTGAAAGATTTCACAAAGTTACAAACAAAAGCGTTTGTAGTCCAACGGTTAGGATAATTGCCTTCCAAGCAATAGACCCGGGTTCGACTCCCGGCAAACGCAGattgttttctggttttgaactATGATTTGCTTTCTGGTTTAACTCCTTGGGATAGTGCTTCTGAGACAAAAAGTATCGAAATTCAACATTTTGATCTTAAATATGGCAAGGTTGCAAtatcgcaacggatcttctgtgcCACTTCctatcccactttttattatattgctatttctcctataTAAACATCacgttttagttcttttttgtttcattaagatccaataactattaattgaatgaaaaataATACAGTAGcttcaaaaaagcaatatataatagaaaattaaaaaatacagtagaaaattcattaaaaaatctcattttttatgcattttggttttttgagtttgttaaattttgagtAATAATACAGTAGcttcaaaaaagcaatatataatagaaaattaaaaaatacagtagaaaattcattaaaaaatctcattttttatgcattttggttttttgagtttgttaaattttgtgtattactcaattaatagttattggatcttaatgaaacaaaaaagaactaaaacgtgatgtttatgtaggagaaataacaatataataaaaagtgggatagAAAGTGGCACAGGATGTGAGACAGAAGATCTGTTGCGTTGCAATATGCCCAACAACAaaaagtagtagtagtagtagttgcCCATAAATGCTCGCTGAAATTGCAACTTTTGCCTGACACGACTTCTTGTTATAAGATATGGAActtacagaaaaacatattcCCATGAATCCTTTGGCTGACGTAAGAACAACTTGCGTCTCAATTAAACAATGGAATCACCAGTTTCTAATAAACAAATTAATATTTGCATCTAAGAAAATATTAACAAATCCTGAAAATATTGGCAAGTCATCCAAATTGTAAATTGTTTTAGTTAATCTGCTCAATCCACAATCAAGGGTTCTTCATCTTGATCCTCAACTTCCTAGCTATATGAGCTGCTCTGGGATGCACCGGCCGCTTGCTAGGGTCACTCTGCTCCACCTCTACCCAGTTGATAACTTTTAATATAAGTGACTGGGGAACTTTGGAAGCGTCCATTTCCTTTTCTGCTTTTGATTTCTTCAGGCCTTTTTCCAAAGCTTTCTCTAGAAAATCCATAAACCAGTTTCCTGCTTCTGTCTCTATCTGCCTTCCCAATTTGATTGTATTGGATAGGCTGCTGCTGCCAGAAGCGGCAGCAGCAACAGGTTTCCTGTTTTCATCATTCTCTGACGAACATTTTCTCTCCGAAGACACTTTCTGGCTGAGAATTGATGATCTCAAATGCTTCCCAAGAATTGATTTCTGATCACTTCTTTCTGGAAAGACAGCAATTGATTTGTAAAGTGCAGCTCTTCTTTTAGAGGCAGTTGACTCTGAGTTCCGGGATTGGTCTACATTGTGCATTATTTCATGCAAAATTGGGGTCTTTTCTTCAGAAcaattttcaccattttcttttgattctaCGGTTGGCGCTTGAGCAACTTCACTCGCTGCTTGAATAGACACCATTTCTGCTATTGCTTGAGCAATCTGGTTATGAAACTCGAGAAACTGATCAAAACAGCGTGATGGAGCATCTGGCCTAGCAGATTTGTTCAGGTTTGAAAACATCCTACAAGATTAGTAGGATTAGTATTTAACTACAACTCATAGGGATCAATAAATTCCAATTCAATCAGAAGATAATTATCTCATACTTCAGATATCGAACGAGATTTTCAGTGGCTGAAGCATCTCTTAGTGCTTGAAGTGCTATCTTCTGGGCCGCCTCCCTTTGTTGCATAGCTTCCTGATAGGCATATATCAGTGGCAATGTTAGTACATAACGCCCTGTATAAAATAGAGCACGTTTTGAGTAATGGAGATGCTTGAATTAGGAAGTTTACCTTCCCGAGCATGCTAAGCTTTCCGGGTAAATTCATGGGAAGACTGGTACTATTGGAGGCTGAATCATGAGACTGTGATTGTGCCGGTACAGAAATTTTCTGTGCATCTCCACCAACATGGGGAAAAGCTGCTTGTCTTGCATTCCTTAAATTTGGGGGCGGAGTTGAACTTTTCTTTTCCTAAGGTAGAACAATGAGTATcgaaaaaattaaacaaaagagAGAGATATTAGGCCTTCTGCAATCTGTCATGCAACTAAGCAAAGAAGAATAATGTACCTACAGCTGAGTTGAAGGGACTTTTTGGTATCCTCTGTTCTCTATCGCAGACGCTTTTGCTCCTGGGAAATTTTAGCATTGAAGGGGTAAAACAGCTTTTTCGAACCAACGAAGGGGTTTCTCCTTTTGAATCCATCATTTTGGACAACAGGGCACCACCAACAGATGATCTTACGGCTGAATTTGCAGTTCCATCCTTCGCTCTGCCTCGAATAACCGGGGACATTGGAAAATTGCCCCCAGATTTAACAGAATTGGGCTTGTCTTTCACTGGTGTACATTGATCGAAATCCAAAGGCACTGGCTTTAAAACCAGGGGTGAAGAAGCAGCTGCATCTGTCCCATTTGGCCCTGTACCCCAAGACCCTCTTCTTGGAGCAGAAAATTTAGGATtgattttctgctcaaattTCTCTCCCTTCTCTCTTAACCCCATTAGGTTCAGAGTGCCAACTAATGGATGTCTTCCTACACTAATTTGCACCTTTTTTTGGGGAACAGGTGATCCATCTCCAATTTTCGCATAGATAAATGCCCCATTGCATCTTAAACTCAGAACAAGGTCCAACGATCAAAAGGTCCTTAACATAAATCGAATGTGAAGAATCTGAAACCTTGATGAAAAACCCGTGCTTGGGCCAAAGATTCTTCTCATCAAGATCTGCAGGGACGATATCAGTAACCTGCAAAAGTGAACTCCTATGCTCATTCGTGGGCTTGACCCCTGAATTCATCCCATTTAGTAGCTTCAATAAAATTCCTGGGGCTAATGTAGCCataatttcttcaagaaatcaAGCCCAAAAGAGTAAAGAACagtaaaattttcaagaaacacAATCGCTGAACAGCTGTGAATTTTCGTGATTAAAATTTTAGCATAAACTGTAAAAATTCAAGAATGGCCCTGAAGAGAATAAAAAGTGGAACAATGAAGAAAGtaacttcaatatatttcatatacaataaaataaaatataaaaaaaaaaagaaagaaagaaggaaaaccAAGGTTAGGTAGAATTAAAGAGAGCTTCAAGGGAGAAGTAATTCTGGGTTTTACTCAATTCACAAGAATCTCGTGAATAGAAGACGGGTTTTGAATGAGCGACTTAATGATGATGTGAagaatgaagaagaggaaggaTAGGGTGGCTAACGGGCAAGTAGGCGGCAGAAGGGGccaatatttttaaattttgcttTTCTGAACGTTGGGATAACGGTCGCATGTCGCTGGTGTGTCACGCTTACACGTCATTCTGGCTTTGTAATAAGGGAATGAGTTATGGATATTctacttttgctttttgctcTGTGGGTTCCCCTATTACTTTCCTTTTGATTAATATATAGGGAAAGCAATTTTGCTGCGGATTTCTACTAATGACACTTtaatttctttctctttttttttttttcttttgttcatgaaTCATCTCATTTGGCCCCCTAAAATATGCAAATCTCCTGGAGCAGCGGAGCTCTTCATGAGCTATTTTTGTTTAGGATAATTAATTCTTCAGGGCATTTCAaaagtctttttttttgtagCTGTCTTGAAATATATACTGTGAAAATTCATCGGCGTTGTCTTTGAAATGGCTCAATGGAAATTCCAAAATGGTTGAACTATTACTTTCAATCATTGAGAAGGGTTTGGATTTAGTACATGGCCTATTAGATGGGATGATAATTCGTTAGATTCGGTTAATCTTTTATGTTAGGGGGGAAATAGATTCTCTAATCCGATTGAAGCAATGTCGGACAAGTTCTTACTATGTAGTTGACGCCATAACAATTAGGATTAATAATATTTTACACGCTAGCAACTTTATATATGcatgcaaaataaaatttaaatttaaattaatattAGGTGGCGTGCATTTCAGGATGTTAATGTATTATACACTGTCGGTATGCACAAAATTAATCCTAACAATTAATgtctaaagttttttttttttttaaattaacgCATAGAGGTTCAGTTGCATAGTTTTTTAAGCCCAATTCGGCCATCAACCCAGCAAAGGATCGGCTCAGCCGGTTAATGGTTTAACTGGGATTCAACTGGTTGAACCGACGAATTCTATGATACGATGAAATAGTAGCAAATAGATAAACGGTCCATTAAACACTGGAAAGCCTTGTACTCCAGCGCTACTTGCCTAATACTAATAAGTTCGACCATACTAATCAAGTTATATGTTACgtgttcaaaattcaaattacaGCTATCGTGAGGCCCAGTCAGCCCTAGCGGCTAGCGGgacccaaaaaatgaaaagttagGATCGAGTGCTGCATGTCATTGAGCTAATCTTACCGTTTTCATTATGCCTTTTTTCAAGTAAAGTAGACTTTTCCGCCTAATaattattgtagcactttttgtgatatggtgtatgtgagataaaaaggtgattgaacaTATAAAAAGACGGATtagaaaatgtatttatgatgcaaacaaaatattatttgggataaatttactatccaaacaaacccaacgTTATTTCGCTTCGACTTGTTTTTATCATTTATGAGCTGCTGCTGGTTTATTAAACGTCAGATTGAACTTTACCGGGAAACACCGCAGGAGCAAAAGCTTCATCCAATTAAACTGAGCAAAGCATGCCGATCACCTCACGAGCTCGGATGTGGCAAATACTTTTGTAGGTTCAGACTTATCGATCTTCATTCAATTTCTACTATTACTGTTTATCATATTATCATACATCATTATGGTCACGTAAAAAACTCTACGTAGTTTACAAATGAGACTGGAGACTAAACTTACACAGCTATTTT
This portion of the Coffea eugenioides isolate CCC68of chromosome 11, Ceug_1.0, whole genome shotgun sequence genome encodes:
- the LOC113752695 gene encoding uncharacterized protein LOC113752695, with the translated sequence MATLAPGILLKLLNGMNSGVKPTNEHRSSLLQVTDIVPADLDEKNLWPKHGFFIKVSDSSHSIYVKDLLIVQISVGRHPLVGTLNLMGLREKGEKFEQKINPKFSAPRRGSWGTGPNGTDAAASSPLVLKPVPLDFDQCTPVKDKPNSVKSGGNFPMSPVIRGRAKDGTANSAVRSSVGGALLSKMMDSKGETPSLVRKSCFTPSMLKFPRSKSVCDREQRIPKSPFNSAEKKSSTPPPNLRNARQAAFPHVGGDAQKISVPAQSQSHDSASNSTSLPMNLPGKLSMLGKEAMQQREAAQKIALQALRDASATENLVRYLKMFSNLNKSARPDAPSRCFDQFLEFHNQIAQAIAEMVSIQAASEVAQAPTVESKENGENCSEEKTPILHEIMHNVDQSRNSESTASKRRAALYKSIAVFPERSDQKSILGKHLRSSILSQKVSSERKCSSENDENRKPVAAAASGSSSLSNTIKLGRQIETEAGNWFMDFLEKALEKGLKKSKAEKEMDASKVPQSLILKVINWVEVEQSDPSKRPVHPRAAHIARKLRIKMKNP